The following coding sequences lie in one Panicum virgatum strain AP13 chromosome 6N, P.virgatum_v5, whole genome shotgun sequence genomic window:
- the LOC120678491 gene encoding chaperone protein dnaJ A7A, chloroplastic-like: protein MALVQFSGALVPQLGEKPRLLPTSPAVARAAYAADARFLAPNNGTRGRGKHLVSSSYSLHSQTSSERLNHLPSSRFRQKRGSRFVVRAEADFYSVLGVSRNASKSEIKSAYRKLARSYHPDVNKDPGAEQKFKDISNAYEVLSDDEKRAIYDKYGEAGLKGAGMGTGDYSNPFDLFESLFEGFGGMGGMGSGRAARNRPMQGDDETYNLVLNFKEAVFGVEKEIEITRLEGCTTCDGTGAKPGTKPTTCKTCGGQGQVVSSTRTPLGIFQQVSTCNTCGGTGEFSTPCNTCGGDGRVRRTKRISLKVPAGVDSGSRLRVRSEGNAGRRGGPPGDLYVFIDVLSDPVLKRDGTNILYTCKVSYIDAILGTTVKVPTVDGMVDLKIPSGTQPGTTLVMSKKGVPLLGKSNARGDQLVRIQVEIPKRLSSDERKLIEELANLNKAETANSRR from the exons ATGGCGCTGGTACAGTTCAGCGGCGCCTTGGTTCCCCAGCTCGGTGAAAAGCCTCGCTTGCTACCCACATCGCCTGCGGTCGCAAGGGCTGCCTATGCTGCTGATGCAAGATTCCTGGCACCAAATAATGG TACAAGAGGCAGAGGTAAACACCTGGTGTCATCTAGTTATAGTTTGCATTCACAGACCTCTTCCGAACGACTAAACCATTTACCATCATCAAGATTTCGCCAGAAAAGGGGTTCACGTTTCGTTGTCAGAGCTGAAGCT GATTTCTATTCCGTACTTGGTGTCTCAAGAAATGCTAGTAAATCTGAAATCAAGAGTG CCTACCGGAAGCTTGCTAGGAGCTATCATCCTGATGTGAACAA aGATCCTGGTGCTGAACAAAAGTTCAAGGATATCAGCAATGCTTATGAG GTTTTGTCTGATGATGAGAAGCGAGCAATCTATGATAAATATGGAGAAGCAGGTCTGAAGGGCGCTGGCATGGGAACAGGA GATTACTCAAACCCATTCGATCTCTTTGAGTCACTGTTTGAAGGATTTGGTGGAATGGGTGGAATGGGCAGTGGTCGTGCTGCTCGGAACAGACCAATGCAAGGTGATGATGAGACCTACAATCTGGTACTCAATTTCAAGGAAGCAGTGTTTGGTGTAGAGAAAGAGATTGAGATAACCAGACTGGAAGGATGTACTACCTGTGATGGAACTGGTGCCAAGCCAGGTACAAAGCCAACGACGTGTAAAACTTGTGGAGGTCAGGGGCAGGTGGTCTCCTCCACAAGAACACCACTTGGAATTTTTCAGCAAGTCTCCACCTGCAATACTTGTGGTGGCACTGGCGAATTCTCCACTCCTTGCAACACCTGTGGGGGTGATGGCCGAGTGCGAAGAACGAAGAGGATCAGTCTGAAGGTTCCTGCTGGAGTGGATTCTGGAAGCAGGCTGAGGGTCCGGTCTGAGGGTAATGCTGGCCGGAGAGGAGGGCCCCCTGGGGACCTTTATGTCTTCATTGATGTCCTTTCAGATCCTGTTCTTAAGAGAGATGGGACAAACATTCTCTACACATGCAAGGTTTCTTACATTGATGCAATCCTTGGGACAACCGTCAAAGTCCCAACTGTTGATGGAATGGTTGACCTTAAGATACCCTCAGGGACTCAGCCAGGCACAACTCTGGTGATGTCCAAGAAAGGTGTTCCTCTTCTTGGGAAGTCAAATGCTCGAGGAGACCAGCTGGTGCGAATCCAGGTTGAGATTCCGAAACGTCTGAGCAGTGATGAGAGGAAGCTGATTGAGGAGCTTGCAAACCTAAACAAAGCTGAAACAGCCAATAGCAGGAGATGA
- the LOC120677233 gene encoding probable glutathione S-transferase GSTU6, with the protein MCVYRHTHPHACHAHYGRNLIEGPVEGRQDMAGDEELTLLGLWASPFVIRARIALNLKGLSYGYTEESLYDKSDLLVRSNPVHKKVPVLIHNGKPVCESQNIVSYVDEVFPGSGQSILPSDPYDRAVARFWASYVDDKLYSTWVPVFRGSTSKERVEAATRVIAVLETFEQRAFGGCSRSNGGRAMAAFFGGDSVGLVDVVLGSLLGWLQATEAICGVKVIDAARTPLVAAWAERFRAIDGVKEVIPDVARLVEYNKGRRARLGLPLLLPSVELLQ; encoded by the exons ATGTGtgtatatagacacacacacccCCACGCATGTCACGCACACTACGGCAGGAACTTAATAGAAGGGCCAGTTGAAGGCCGGCAGGATATGGCAGGAGACGAAGAGCTTACGCTGCTCGGGCTGTGGGCAAGCCCGTTCGTGATCAGAGCGCGCATCGCGCTCAACCTGAAAGGCCTCAGCTACGGCTACACCGAGGAGAGCCTCTACGACAAGAGCGACCTCCTCGTCAGGTCTAACCCAGTGCACAAGAAAGTGCCCGTCCTCATCCACAACGGCAAGCCCGTCTGCGAGTCTCAAAACATCGTGTCGTACGTCGACGAGGTTTTCCCTGGCAGCGGCCAGTCCATCCTCCCCTCCGATCCATATGATCGCGCCGTTGCTCGCTTCTGGGCCTCCTACGTCGATGACAAG TTGTACAGCACGTGGGTGCCCGTCTTCAGGGGCAGCACAAGCAAGGAGAGGGTGGAGGCGGCGACACGGGTCATCGCCGTCCTGGAGACGTTCGAGCAGCGAGCGTTCGGAGGGTGCTCGCGCTCCAATGGCGGCCGGGCCATGGCGGCGTTCTTCGGAGGGGACAGCGTCGGGCTCGTGGATGTCGTGCTCGGCAGCCTCCTTGGGTGGTTGCAGGCCACCGAGGCCATCTGCGGGGTCAAGGTCATCGACGCCGCCAGGACGCCGCTCGTGGCAGCATGGGCGGAGAGGTTCCGCGCCATCGACGGCGTCAAGGAGGTGATACCGGATGTGGCGAGGCTAGTGGAGTATAACAAGGGGAGGCGGGCTCGCCTTGGGCTGCCGTTGCTGCTGCCGTCTGTTGAGTTGCTGCAGTAA